AAGGGCCAACGCTGCAAATATCGACTCTGCATGAACTtcttgtaattgtcaataaaagcctttgacacttatgaaatggttgtaattatacttcagtactccatagtaacatctgacaatatctaaagacactgaggcagcagactttgtgaatattaatatttgtgtcactctcaaaacttttggccatgtcTGTACTTTAATCTGGTAATCTTTCCCCTCGATCctaattagtctcccagtccctgccacttaaaaatatccccacagcatgctgctgccaccacgcttcaccataGAATGGTATTGGTACTGCCGcgcttcctccagacgtgatgcttggcattcaggccgagaggccagagaatcttgtttctcatctcAGAGTCCTTcagctgccttttggcaaactccaagcgggctgtcatgtgccttaaaGGTTGTTTccttctggccactaccataaaggcctgattggtggagtgctgcagatatggtgATCCTTCTGAAAGTTccgtgcctcaacacaatcctgtctcgaagctctacggacaattccgtcaacctcatggcttggtttttgctctgacatgcactgtcaactgtgggaccttatatagacaggtgtgtgcgcatttccaaatcatgtttgaTCAATTTTATTTACCACATGTGgattccaagttgtagaaacatcaatggaaacaggatgcacctgagctcaatatcaattctcatagcaaaaggtctgaatacttatataaataaggtctGTTTATCTTTaataaatatgtaaaaaaaagtgGATGTATTtaaccaattttagaataaggctgtgttgtaacaaaatgtggaaaaagtgaaggggtctgaaatctttccgaatgcactgtaatggTCTTCAATTGATTATGCAACCTTAAAGCACATGCACAAATAAACCTTCCTTTGACAAAAGACTAACTTTGTCATTTATTTACTTTATAATTTAAAAAAGACCAAAACAGTTTGTTCAACAATGCATAACAAAAAAGAAATTGAGGGAAACCATTTTAAATCACAGAAATTTTATTTTCAAAAGAATTCCACATCCTCAGGTAAAGAGTTGGAAAAGAAAAAGAAACTGGGTGGATGAGAGGCCAGGGGGCTTTAGTAATACAGCTTCTGCAGTGCTGGCAGGTTATAATACAGAAGGATCAGAAAAGCCACTACAGCACTGGGGAGAACGACAGATCTGCTTTAGTCAAAAATCCAGAGCAATAGCATCTCAAATCATTTTCTTCCGATTCATTAGCGTTTTGGCCAGCAGCCAGttttggattaaaaaaaataaaaaataaaaatggataAACCATTGCACCCAAAAAGCatgaaaaaaagaaataaaaatcaCAAATCTAGTGGAGGAAGGGGCAGTAGAAGAGCAGCCATCTTGTGAGAAAAGCTGGTACCTCATCGATGGGGAATTCAAGAGACATCTGAAACAGAGGGATTGAATAATGGATGAAAACAGCATGAAGACAAATGAGATGACAAGATAATGCATTAGAATTCTGAACAGAGAAAAATGTACTTTATGTGGCTGTAGGGATTGCTTTGTTTACTCTTCAGAAGCAAAATTGTGTACGGGTAGAATGTGAAGACTGAAACTCTGACACTTACAACTAGCAGGCCTTGCGCCGTATCTTCGCATGATCTGATCTTGTGTGAATTTCACAAAAGATTCGTATTGTTCTGTAACAGAGGATCAAAATGGCTGTTGGATTAGTACAAAATTGTGGAGGTGCAGATTCAAGTACCAGACTATTGCACACAGGGTGCCATAACATTTAAGATTTTTCATAAGACAGAAGGAACAAACTAAAGCCATTTTCACACTATCGTGCTGACCCGAACCACTGTGCTAGCTGACATTTTTGGCATGGTTCCAGCATCTACAGTTGATGCGTAACCATGCTAGCTCAGCTCGTTTTGCCGCGGTTTGGCTCAGTAATGTGAAAAGCGCTTTTGACTGAGGTTTAAGGATGGTGATATGCAATGTGCCATCTGTACCTGCAAGTTTTGTGTTGAGGATCTGTTCATACTCCTCCCGGATCTTCTCCTCATGGTCTTTGAGCAAGCGCTCGCACAGGTAGCTCACCTGCCTCAGTGTGAACGACGGCTGGTCCTTCCTCGAGGCACCTGGGACACAGTGAGATTTTAAATAAGCTGACATTGTAAACTCTGGCCTGGGCAATGTCCTCTCTAGGAATAGATGTATGCGCAACAATTTCTTGCTTGCTGTTTGTCGCCTTCGACTCAGCAGCagcctagagcagtggttcccaaccggtGTGCTGCGTGCCATGAACTCATGTGTTCAGCCATGGGtgagcataggcccacccactggggagccaggaccTGCCAATCAGATTGAGTTTCTACCCACAATAGGGCTTTATTAGACAGAAATActccccagtttcatcagctttccaggtggctggtctcaaacaTGAAAATGGCACATGGTTGCATCTGTATTTTGTTAAGTCTAGTGTGCTCAGGCTGTTACATTTGTATCACTTGAGGGGCACGCGTCACCAGCAAAGGAATTTGTATCATTTTACTTAGTCTGTGAAAACCATTAGCTCAGGCAAGTCTGATTAGGcttttatttttatatacatGGCTCTGGGTTAGCTATACCAGAGCCTCTGCTATAGAAACAAACGGAACATGACTTTGTGAAGTTGCAACCACGgacacaatgtagaaaacagcttgactgtacccccccaaaaaacatagtaaaaataaaaaaaacataccagaGCTTAATTCTCTTATTTCTTGCGCAGATTCTTGGGACGCTCCTAAGGGGTACAAACAACTTAACCATCATGAGTAAGGaactatcaaaactatgaaaatattTCAAATAAACCCTATTTAACattaaaaacatttgtcacagaaaatagatgGTTTACAGAATGAATCAGATGGGAGGTCATTACCACTAAATAAATGAATATGGACATTTTAGGTGTGCCGCAGAATTTAATATCCCATCAAGGTGTGCCACGGTtcaaaaaaggttgggaaccagtGGCCTAGAGGGTCACATGGCACTAACGAGGCCCCGTTGCCAAAGTCTCCTGAGCTTGGAGCTGGATCCAGGGGAAGGCTGAATGATTCATGCCCTGGGCTTTTAAGTGTACTTTGACCCATTCCGAATTTCTGACCAAAGCTTTCAAAAGCTCAATTCCAGGCAATAGTCTCCGAACTAGGAGAGAAAACTATAATTACTAGAACAGTGACAGATATTCACATTCAAGTCAATGgtctcccgagtgacgcagcgatctaaggaggagtcactacagagcctggttcgattccgggctctatcacaactggccatgatcgggagtcccatagaccggtgcacaattggcccagcgtcgttcaaGTTAGGGGAAGGTTTtcccggggtaggcagtcatcgtaaataagaatttgttcttaaccgacttacctagttaaaggataataaaaaaacaaaattaaGTAATTGCCTATGTGTTTGGAGACATCAAAAAGAAGAGGGCACTGACTAGCTATACTTGAGCCAATGGGATCTATAAAAACATATACCGACTCCAAGCATCATTATGTAACGTCTGTGGCTGAAATGTTTGGGGTTTGTATTACAGCTGCGTGCTCACACTGAACACCATGTGAGTGGTGATGGGGTTTGGTCAGTTGTTGCCCCCCCCGTGTGTACGTAcacgtgtccctctctctcgcaggGTCTCACCTGGCGGGGAGCTGGGGGCGGTGAGGGAGGAACTGGGGGCATCGGTGGAGCTACAGGCAGCCTCACTCTGGTTGAAGGCCCCCTCCAGCTGCCGTCGCCTCTGGTAGCGGCTGTACTCCTGACGGATGTTCTGGAAGATCTGCTCTGTAGAGGGGACAGAACACAGGGGACACGGTCTTAAACAGGGCCGGGAACAACCAGCACTCAGAGGACAAATAATGCCAGGAGCACCAATATGAAAATGGTGCCCGTCTAGTTGATTTTAGAAGACAAGCCAGCCTGCCTTGAAAGTCCAAACATAAAAAGGTGACCGGTTTATTTTTAGATGGTCTTTGATCATAGCAACCCAGCCATGTCAGATAGCTAAGAACATTCAGCTTCTGAGAATGTCAATGTGTTCCAAAATTGCATGTTGTTGATCACTACAAGCTACAATCATGCTATAGGCCTAGTGTTCAATGAGAGCAGAATGTTTTCCCACAAGCCTAAATGAAGGCCCACAGCTATGCACACATCCTGTGTGCTGCAATGTTCAGCTGATGTGGTTTTCAAAACAAAACGCACTAACAGGAAGGAGTGCTTTAAAGCTGGGCGAGACTAACATCAGCGACAAACACACCAGCTGTGTCAACCCCCACAGCACACTtgtgtgcacacacatacacttcctAAAAAATAATCCACCCCTGAGATCCCGTGACTGGCAAGAAGGGGCAAAGGAGTGAGTTTCACTTCTTCCTTCAAATCTTTCAGGAGTTGTGACAAATCCATAGCTGACTAGAAAACAGTCAGCTTAACAGGTCTTCATGTCTGAGAGGCAAAATAAGCCAAGACAAAAATAGTAGACAGCTTGTCTTGTACCAACATGTCCGGCAATAACACAGAAAGAAAACTAATCTAATATTTGACGCACAGGTCTACTTGGCAGTGGTGCTAAAGCAATACAGAGGGCGGGAAGGCGCATGAAACAGGGCACCGGCCTGCCATGCTACAGCCTCCTTTCCAGAGAAACTGGGTTGGGCTTCATCCTCCAAGGTCTTTGGTCACTGCAGAGCTGGGCCTCAGCCAGGCTGcgtccctatggcaccctattctccatGTAGGGCACTACGCTATGAAGGGATTAGTGCGCCATTTGGGATTAGTAAtctaacgtagcaggcgtaaaggAAAAACACCACAGCGGAGTTCACACATCCGGTTTTCAGCAGAAAAGATAGCTAGGTTGAATTAGCATTAGCCCTGAAAACCGGATGCATCCGGTTGTTGGCAACGCCGCTAAGCCTAGGGACGAGCCTAGAGATCTGTGGACAGAGCTAGGCCATATATGTACTCAGGCAGTGGTGGTACCCACTCTTTTTAGCCTAAGCAGTGGGACTGCAACTAAAGCCTTTTGACTTAATTTCAGGGCCAATTCCAGTATTCAGCAAGCAACCATGGAGGAAGTAGGTAGCCCCTAATCGGTGAAGACTTTTCTTGGCAAGAGTCCATATCCCACTGGAAACCTTTTCAAATCAGATCCACTAAGATCTGGCACATCACTTGCAAGGGTTTTGACTAGGCTGTGTTCAATAAGAACATTAGCCAACATACAAAGACAAAACTAAACCCATCAACCTGGTGCTAAACTGAAATTTCACAGATTGGGTGTAAAGTTCAAAGATGTATTGGGAacgaaaacaagaaaaaaacatgtttaggCTATGCCGTTCCCCTGACCAGTGTTGATAACCAGAGTGAGAGAGTGACTTAACATCCTTATTCCCTCTCAAAGGGCGAAGGGCCTATCTAGGGAGGCCTGCCTCATTTATCTTGGGTTGAGAGAGCAGCAGCCATATCAAGGTAAGAGCAAACATGCATGTCTCTGTGAGCTGTTCTGAGGGGGAAGCAAGCCAATATGGCACTCTCAATTCATATTTCCTCACCTCCTCAAAATGCATTGTAAGCAGTGGTCTGAGGGGAGGGACATATTGAATATTTGCGTCCAATGCGCTTTGAGGCAAGGAGAGAGTGGAA
The sequence above is drawn from the Salmo salar chromosome ssa05, Ssal_v3.1, whole genome shotgun sequence genome and encodes:
- the ca108 gene encoding CA108 protein — its product is MACGATLKRSMEFEALLSPQSPKRRRCNALPGAPNTPSPQRCNLRPPVDCPSHSMSPPTMGGEHRLTPEQIFQNIRQEYSRYQRRRQLEGAFNQSEAACSSTDAPSSSLTAPSSPPGASQESAQEIRELSSGASRKDQPSFTLRQVSYLCERLLKDHEEKIREEYEQILNTKLAEQYESFVKFTQDQIMRRYGARPASYVS
- the ca108 gene encoding CA108 protein isoform X1, translated to MACGATLKRSMEFEALLSPQSPKRRRCNALPGAPNTPSPQRCNLRPPVDCPSHSMSPPTMGGEHRLTPEQIFQNIRQEYSRYQRRRQLEGAFNQSEAACSSTDAPSSSLTAPSSPPGASRKDQPSFTLRQVSYLCERLLKDHEEKIREEYEQILNTKLAEQYESFVKFTQDQIMRRYGARPASYVS